From one Lycium ferocissimum isolate CSIRO_LF1 chromosome 5, AGI_CSIRO_Lferr_CH_V1, whole genome shotgun sequence genomic stretch:
- the LOC132055772 gene encoding psbP-like protein 1, chloroplastic, translating to MVSVQKFTTPYHAYLPNAASQMDVMHQVGWFRKNGHNRRGPGCVIRSENVTEISISSSQDRLGRRQFLAIGPTIVPLLLMTSQTPISFAAENKKGFLPVTDKKDGYSFLYPFGWQEVVVEGEDKVFKDVIEPLESASVNLVPSSKEDIRDFGSPQQVAEILIKKFLASPSQKTKLIDAAERDIDGRAYYTFEFTAQAPNYTRHALTAVCIGNGKFYTLTTGANERRWEKMKDRLHAVVDSFQIFNV from the exons ATGGTGTCAGTGCAAAAGTTTACTACCCCGTATCATGCATACTTGCCAAATGCAGCATCTCAG ATGGATGTGATGCATCAAGTGGGGTGGTTTAGGAAGAATGGTCACAACCGTAGGGGTCCTGGATGTGTTATCAGGTCAGAGAATGTGACTGAAATTTCCATTTCCTCTAGCCAAG ATAGACTTGGGAGACGTCAATTTCTTGCAATCGGACCAACAATTGTCCCGTTGTTGCTGATGACTTCTCAGACACCAATATCAT TTGCTGCAGAAAATAAGAAGGGATTTCTGCCTGTCACAGACAAGAAGGATGGATACTCTTTCCTCTATCCTTTTGGGTGGCAG GAAGTTGTTGTTGAAGGCGAAGATAAAGTTTTCAAAGATGTTATTGAACCACTAGAAAGTGCTAGCGTAAATTTGGTACCAAGCAGTAAAGAGGACATACGAGATTTTGGTTCGCCACAACAG GTTGctgaaattttaataaaaaagttTTTAGCATCACCTTCTCAGAAAACAAAACTGATTGATGCGGCAGAG CGTGACATTGATGGCAGAGCCTATTACACATTTGAATTTACTGCACAAGCCCCAAACTACACTCGGCATGCCCTCACTGCAGTCTGTATTGGCAATG GAAAGTTCTATACATTGACAACTGGGGCAAATGAGAGGAGATGGGAGAAGATGAAGGATAGACTACATGCTGTGGTGGATTCCTTCCAAATTTTCAATGTGTAG